AAACTTACTATTTATATATGAAAACATATTGAACGAAATTAATGTAGGTGTACAAGTTATTAACACTCAAGGAAATACAATTATTTATAATCGTAAAAAGGCTCAGCTAGAATCAATGGAACTAGACGATGTCTTACATAAAAATCTGTTAGACATTTTTTCTTTTAAAAATCGAAAAGACAGCCGCTTATTACAAGCACTAGAAAATGGCGTTAGTATGAAAAATGCTAAACAAACCTACTTCACCAATAAAGGAAAAGAAATAACCACCATTAATCATACGTACCCCATTGTAAAAGATGGTGAAGTGATTGCTGCGGTTGAATTAGCTAGTGACATTACAAAATTTGAACGCCTAAAAGAAAATGTTTTAAAAACAGGAAATACTCGATATACATTTGAGAGTATCATTGGTGAAAGTAAGGCTGTAAAAGAAGTAATTGATACAAGCAAAAGGGCTGCACGGACCTCATCTTCCGTATTAATTATTGGAGAAACAGGTACTGGAAAAGAATTATTTTCGCAAAGTATTCATCATGGAAGTGAACGTTCAAATAAGCCGTTTATTTCACAAAACTGTGCAGCACTCCCGGATAGTTTATTAGAAAGTTTATTATTCGGAACAAAGAAGGGGGCCTTTACAGGAGCGATTGATCACCCTGGATTGTTAGAACAAGCTGAAGGAGGAACCATTTTACTAGATGAAATCAATTCACTAAATCCAGCGCTTCAAGCTAAGTTGTTAAGAGCAATCCAAGAGAAAACAATACGTCGGGTTGGGGATACGAAAGACAAGCAAGTTGATGTTCGAATTATCGCCACGATTAATGAGGATCCAATTGATGCGATTGCAAATCATCGGCTACGAAAAGATTTATATTATCGCCTAAGTGTTGTCTCAATTATTATTCCGCCACTCCGTGATCGCAAAGAAGACATCCCTTTACTTGCTAATAAATTTATAGAGAAATATAATTACTTATTCCATTTAGATGTACGGAAAATTAGTGATAAGGTCTATCATTTATTTTTAGATTACGATTGGCCGGGGAATATACGTGAGCTTGAACATGCGATTGAAGGAGCAATGAATTTAATTACCGATGAAACAGAAATAGGCTTTCATCATTTA
This region of Anaerobacillus alkaliphilus genomic DNA includes:
- a CDS encoding sigma-54 interaction domain-containing protein, which codes for MNDGQLKNLLFIYENILNEINVGVQVINTQGNTIIYNRKKAQLESMELDDVLHKNLLDIFSFKNRKDSRLLQALENGVSMKNAKQTYFTNKGKEITTINHTYPIVKDGEVIAAVELASDITKFERLKENVLKTGNTRYTFESIIGESKAVKEVIDTSKRAARTSSSVLIIGETGTGKELFSQSIHHGSERSNKPFISQNCAALPDSLLESLLFGTKKGAFTGAIDHPGLLEQAEGGTILLDEINSLNPALQAKLLRAIQEKTIRRVGDTKDKQVDVRIIATINEDPIDAIANHRLRKDLYYRLSVVSIIIPPLRDRKEDIPLLANKFIEKYNYLFHLDVRKISDKVYHLFLDYDWPGNIRELEHAIEGAMNLITDETEIGFHHLPYHFLNKSKQVYSVSSTSQNKNLDEEDLSVKLKDQMENAEAAYIKKVLEKNKNNITHTASVLGISRQSLQYRIRKFNIKESY